From a single Clostridium isatidis genomic region:
- a CDS encoding S-ribosylhomocysteine lyase, producing the protein MEKVESFELDHRIVKAPYIRKCCVLSGEKGDKVTKFDIRFLQPNKEAFGTAAMHGLEHLLANFLRESLTGIIDLSPMGCRTGFYLSIWGDREALEIKKALEEALKKVLEATEIPAANEIQCGNYRDLSLFGAKEYAKEALNKGFSLNIYGDK; encoded by the coding sequence ATGGAAAAGGTAGAAAGTTTTGAATTAGATCATAGAATTGTTAAGGCACCATATATAAGAAAGTGCTGTGTATTAAGTGGAGAAAAAGGGGACAAAGTTACTAAGTTTGATATTAGATTTTTACAACCTAATAAAGAAGCTTTCGGAACTGCGGCAATGCATGGATTAGAGCATCTATTAGCTAATTTTTTAAGGGAAAGTTTAACTGGAATTATAGACTTATCTCCAATGGGTTGTAGAACAGGGTTTTATTTAAGTATATGGGGAGATAGAGAAGCTTTAGAAATAAAGAAAGCTCTTGAAGAAGCACTAAAAAAAGTACTAGAAGCTACAGAAATTCCAGCAGCCAATGAAATTCAATGTGGAAATTATAGAGATTTATCCTTATTTGGAGCAAAGGAATATGCAAAAGAAGCTTTAAATAAAGGATTTTCTTTAAATATATATGGTGACAAATAA
- a CDS encoding cyclic lactone autoinducer peptide, with the protein MRKINNKVLMAVAALATLIASTVATSACYWYGYQPEEPKCLRDE; encoded by the coding sequence ATGAGAAAAATTAATAATAAGGTACTAATGGCAGTAGCAGCATTAGCAACACTTATTGCTTCAACAGTTGCAACTTCTGCATGCTATTGGTATGGATACCAACCTGAGGAACCAAAGTGCTTAAGAGACGAATAA
- the sufB gene encoding Fe-S cluster assembly protein SufB, with the protein MENRKKTVIDEMDRGIYDVKNEDRFEFKTDKGLTKEIVTTISKEKNEPEWMTEFRLKSLDIYNEISLPTWGPSLDELDMDNIVTYVRPKSKMAESWDEVPEDIKKTFDLLGIPEAEKTSLAGVGAQYDSEVVYHSIKEDLVKQGVVYTDMETAIREYGDIVKEYFMKCVSPREHKFAALHGAVWSGGSFVYVPKGVNVDIPLQSYFRLNSPGAGQFEHTLIIVEEGAKLHFIEGCSAPKYNVTNLHAGCVELFVKEGATLRYSTIENWSKNMLNLNTKRAIVEKNGRIEWVSGSFGSHISMLYPMSVLKGEGATAEFTGVSFAGKGQNLDTGAKVVHAAPNTSSTINSKSISKNGGTATYRGVVKVNANAHNSKSTVSCESLMLDNLSKSDTIPVIDLAVDDVEIGHEAKIGKISDEAIFYLMSRGISEDEAKSMIVRGFVEPISKELPLEYAVEMNNLIKLELEGSIG; encoded by the coding sequence GTGGAAAATAGAAAGAAAACTGTCATAGATGAAATGGATAGAGGAATCTATGACGTTAAGAATGAAGATAGATTTGAATTTAAAACTGATAAAGGTCTTACAAAAGAAATAGTTACAACTATTTCAAAAGAAAAAAATGAACCAGAATGGATGACTGAATTTAGATTAAAATCTTTAGATATATATAATGAAATTAGTTTACCAACTTGGGGACCATCTTTAGATGAATTAGATATGGATAATATCGTTACATATGTTAGACCAAAATCTAAAATGGCTGAAAGCTGGGATGAAGTTCCTGAAGATATTAAAAAGACTTTTGATCTTCTAGGAATACCAGAAGCAGAAAAGACATCCCTAGCAGGTGTTGGAGCTCAGTACGATTCAGAAGTTGTTTACCATAGTATAAAAGAAGATTTAGTAAAACAGGGTGTTGTTTACACTGATATGGAGACAGCTATAAGAGAATATGGAGATATTGTTAAGGAATACTTTATGAAATGCGTATCTCCAAGAGAGCATAAATTTGCAGCCTTACATGGGGCTGTATGGTCAGGTGGATCCTTTGTATATGTACCAAAGGGAGTAAATGTAGATATTCCGCTACAATCATACTTTAGATTAAATTCACCTGGAGCAGGTCAATTTGAACATACATTAATTATTGTAGAAGAAGGAGCTAAGCTTCACTTCATAGAAGGATGTTCAGCACCTAAATACAATGTAACAAACCTTCATGCAGGTTGTGTTGAGTTATTTGTTAAAGAAGGAGCAACTTTAAGATACAGTACAATAGAAAACTGGTCTAAAAATATGTTAAACCTTAATACAAAGAGAGCAATTGTTGAAAAGAACGGAAGAATAGAATGGGTATCAGGATCCTTTGGATCACATATTTCTATGCTATACCCAATGAGTGTTTTAAAGGGAGAAGGAGCAACTGCAGAATTTACTGGAGTATCCTTTGCTGGTAAAGGTCAAAACCTAGACACTGGAGCAAAGGTTGTTCATGCTGCTCCAAATACAAGTTCAACAATTAACTCAAAATCAATATCAAAAAACGGCGGAACTGCAACTTACAGGGGAGTTGTTAAAGTTAATGCAAATGCTCATAATTCAAAATCAACTGTATCCTGTGAATCTCTAATGCTAGACAATCTTTCAAAATCAGATACAATTCCAGTAATTGATTTAGCAGTAGATGATGTAGAAATCGGACATGAAGCAAAAATAGGTAAGATAAGCGATGAAGCTATATTCTACCTAATGAGCAGAGGTATAAGCGAAGATGAAGCAAAATCAATGATAGTTAGAGGTTTCGTTGAACCAATATCAAAGGAATTACCTCTTGAATATGCAGTTGAAATGAACAATTTAATTAAGCTTGAACTAGAAGGGAGCATAGGATAA
- a CDS encoding GNAT family N-acetyltransferase — protein sequence MTKLRIKNRSGKIIDAFFKELDLSYLDKIMELQEEIYKGLEDKQLFAKTDREEFIKSFERGKVIGCLDEEDNLIAMGVYLKKGYDKENYAYDLALEGEILLKTAQIETTVVKEEYRGNRLQRIICERIEEIAREDGMELLAATVSPYNKYSLNTFLNSGYKIKKDKLKYGGLRRYILSKELR from the coding sequence ATGACTAAATTAAGAATTAAAAATAGAAGTGGTAAAATTATAGATGCTTTTTTTAAGGAATTGGATCTATCATATTTAGATAAAATTATGGAACTGCAGGAAGAAATATATAAGGGATTAGAAGATAAGCAGTTATTTGCAAAGACAGATAGGGAGGAATTTATAAAATCCTTTGAAAGGGGAAAAGTAATAGGGTGTTTAGATGAAGAAGATAATTTAATAGCGATGGGGGTTTATTTAAAAAAGGGATATGATAAGGAAAATTATGCTTATGATTTAGCCTTAGAAGGAGAAATACTTTTAAAAACTGCCCAAATTGAGACAACAGTTGTTAAGGAAGAGTATAGGGGTAACAGATTACAGAGGATAATATGCGAGAGAATAGAGGAAATTGCAAGAGAAGATGGAATGGAGCTTCTTGCAGCAACAGTATCACCTTATAATAAATATAGTCTAAACACATTTTTAAATTCAGGTTATAAAATAAAAAAAGATAAGCTAAAATACGGAGGGTTAAGGAGATACATTCTTTCTAAAGAACTAAGATAG
- a CDS encoding accessory gene regulator ArgB-like protein, whose amino-acid sequence MFNLKGISSNLAKNLSEELKFNQEKYEVVEYGLHAFFHALLSVILVIIFGAAFGVLLEALIISFTVSILRRSSGGAHASTELSCASIGVVGTVIPAIILDSCNINITYTIIISILIFIVSIYLNYKLAPVDSPNKPIRSEKKIKRLKKGSLITLIIYMIIITLNIFLGVKLNNLSFLVYSLCIAIGTLWQSFTLTKLGHIVFKLMDSFFIFILFRKGRKQYEKN is encoded by the coding sequence ATGTTTAATTTGAAAGGGATTTCAAGTAATTTAGCTAAAAATTTATCCGAAGAACTTAAATTTAATCAAGAAAAATATGAAGTTGTAGAATATGGTTTGCATGCTTTTTTTCATGCACTTCTATCAGTAATACTTGTTATAATATTTGGGGCTGCATTTGGGGTTTTATTAGAAGCTTTGATAATAAGTTTTACAGTTAGTATTTTAAGAAGGTCTTCAGGGGGAGCTCATGCAAGTACAGAATTGTCCTGTGCTAGTATTGGAGTTGTAGGAACCGTTATTCCAGCGATTATTTTAGATTCTTGCAATATAAATATAACTTATACAATAATAATCAGTATTTTGATATTCATAGTTTCAATTTATTTAAATTATAAATTAGCCCCTGTTGATAGTCCAAATAAGCCCATAAGATCAGAAAAGAAGATTAAAAGGTTAAAGAAGGGATCCTTAATTACTTTAATAATTTATATGATTATAATTACTTTAAATATTTTTCTTGGTGTAAAACTAAATAATTTAAGTTTCTTAGTATATAGTTTATGTATTGCTATAGGAACTTTATGGCAGAGTTTTACTCTTACAAAATTAGGTCATATAGTATTTAAGTTAATGGATTCCTTTTTTATATTTATTCTTTTTAGAAAGGGGAGAAAGCAATATGAGAAAAATTAA
- a CDS encoding diguanylate cyclase gives MKMIKDNRIIQINNIVSIVKLSSLMLTSIIFFWYIFDGKNVNLGLFYTQTTSILIYVTGLGLFLIYFLWTFSIKKFSKRDLKYGNWIENVIFIAIFFYAINVTGGYQSPYKILFLFIICSVTIEEGLKTGLTIASISSCLILFLDLISGSNQEVNTYFQNDIILSGIFLLTAWILGFYVKVEGEHIKQLEELINLDALTGLYNHRSFQEKLKKTILLSKKTKKPVSMIFFDIDYFKHYNDLNGHQKGDEVLKTIGEIVKANIRDDDFAARYGGEEFAIILPETNEEDAIKIANKIRETVEKESFYGEENQPNKVLTISAGVSVFPDRAKDEVQLLKSADDALYRAKFFNKNRVERYKSILEELEKDIEDKDIELVSSVKTLISVINAKDRYTYGHSERVVLYSRLMANKLNLSKKDKENLIYGAYMHDIGKINIPKEVLMKKMPLTNEEWEMLKQHPENGVEIIKTIDSLSGAMPIILHHHERYDGKGYPYGLKGEEIPFLARILCIVDSFDAMTSNRPYNKRKTYEEAIEELKRCSGAQFDPELSNAFIEVIKENSEKFDSLM, from the coding sequence ATGAAAATGATTAAAGATAATAGAATAATTCAAATAAATAATATAGTATCAATAGTTAAACTATCTTCTTTAATGCTAACGAGCATTATATTTTTTTGGTATATTTTTGATGGCAAAAATGTGAATTTAGGCTTGTTTTATACTCAAACTACTTCAATTTTAATTTATGTTACGGGATTAGGCTTATTTCTTATTTATTTTTTATGGACATTTTCAATTAAAAAATTCAGTAAAAGAGATTTAAAATATGGTAATTGGATTGAAAACGTAATTTTTATAGCTATATTCTTTTATGCAATTAACGTAACTGGTGGATACCAAAGTCCATATAAAATATTATTTTTATTTATAATATGTAGTGTAACAATTGAAGAAGGTTTAAAAACAGGATTGACTATAGCAAGTATAAGTTCATGTTTAATATTATTTCTTGATTTAATTTCTGGATCGAATCAGGAAGTAAATACATACTTTCAAAATGATATAATTTTATCCGGAATATTTTTGTTAACTGCCTGGATTTTGGGTTTTTATGTAAAAGTAGAAGGAGAACATATTAAACAATTAGAAGAATTAATTAATTTAGATGCTTTAACTGGTTTGTATAATCATAGATCTTTTCAGGAAAAATTAAAGAAGACAATATTATTATCAAAAAAAACTAAAAAGCCAGTTTCAATGATTTTTTTTGATATAGACTATTTTAAACATTATAATGACTTAAATGGCCATCAAAAGGGTGACGAAGTTTTAAAAACCATTGGAGAAATTGTAAAAGCAAATATTAGGGATGATGATTTTGCTGCTAGATATGGAGGAGAAGAGTTTGCTATAATTTTACCAGAAACTAATGAAGAGGACGCTATAAAAATAGCAAATAAAATAAGAGAAACAGTTGAAAAAGAAAGCTTCTATGGTGAGGAAAATCAACCTAATAAAGTATTAACAATTTCTGCAGGAGTTTCTGTTTTCCCTGATAGGGCTAAAGATGAAGTGCAATTATTAAAGAGTGCTGATGATGCTTTATATAGGGCGAAATTCTTTAATAAGAACAGAGTTGAAAGATATAAATCTATATTAGAAGAATTAGAAAAGGACATAGAAGATAAAGACATAGAGTTAGTATCTTCAGTAAAAACCTTGATTAGCGTGATTAATGCTAAAGATAGATATACATATGGTCATTCAGAAAGGGTTGTTTTATACAGTCGTTTAATGGCTAATAAATTAAATTTAAGTAAAAAAGATAAAGAAAACTTAATTTATGGTGCATATATGCATGATATTGGTAAAATTAATATCCCTAAGGAAGTTCTTATGAAGAAGATGCCTTTAACAAATGAAGAGTGGGAAATGCTTAAGCAGCATCCTGAAAATGGAGTTGAAATAATAAAGACTATAGATAGTCTATCAGGAGCGATGCCAATAATACTTCATCATCATGAAAGATACGATGGAAAAGGTTATCCTTATGGATTAAAAGGAGAGGAAATACCGTTTTTAGCAAGAATTTTATGCATTGTTGATAGTTTTGATGCAATGACATCAAATAGACCATATAATAAGAGAAAAACTTATGAAGAGGCAATTGAAGAATTAAAAAGATGTTCAGGTGCACAGTTTGATCCAGAATTAAGTAATGCCTTTATAGAAGTTATAAAAGAAAATAGCGAAAAATTTGATAGCCTTATGTAA
- the sufD gene encoding Fe-S cluster assembly protein SufD has product MVNEINFSNLNKTPVRTKSWLKVNDVTLEYKAPAIGTFENVKITANENNGVIIEKIDRDKVLPFNKNFTYGVSEELINQGEKDFNQGYIINIARKAKIEEPIIIEFNMDKNNNTLVDNIIIVCEEQSEANIIIKYNSLDASEGYHNGILKVFSKDDSKLKLTKINLLNNNTMHLDSNVSDVSYNGSVDFIAAELGGKYSITNYHGDLKEESSASTLNSIYLGAKDKVIDINYVMTHRGRRSSSNISTKGALKDEAQKIFRGTIDFKRGASRSTGAEDEYCMILSPKVRSKALPLLLCEEDDVSGEHAAASGKIDESKLFYLMTRGLDYNEARRVIIEGAFNPIIDKIDDQNSREEIFKAIKECLDNE; this is encoded by the coding sequence ATGGTTAATGAAATTAATTTTAGTAATTTAAATAAGACTCCTGTAAGAACAAAAAGTTGGCTAAAGGTTAATGATGTAACATTAGAGTATAAGGCTCCAGCTATAGGTACTTTTGAAAATGTAAAAATAACTGCTAATGAAAATAATGGAGTAATAATTGAAAAGATAGATAGGGACAAAGTACTTCCTTTTAATAAAAACTTTACTTACGGTGTATCAGAAGAATTAATTAATCAAGGTGAAAAGGACTTTAACCAAGGTTATATTATAAATATAGCAAGAAAAGCAAAAATAGAAGAACCTATTATAATAGAGTTCAATATGGATAAAAACAATAATACCTTAGTAGATAATATAATAATAGTTTGTGAAGAACAATCTGAAGCAAATATTATTATAAAATACAATTCTTTGGACGCTTCTGAAGGATATCACAATGGTATTTTAAAAGTATTTAGTAAAGATGACAGCAAGTTAAAATTAACAAAGATAAACTTATTAAACAATAATACAATGCACTTAGATTCAAATGTATCAGATGTAAGCTACAATGGCAGCGTTGATTTTATAGCAGCAGAGCTAGGTGGAAAATATAGTATAACTAACTATCATGGAGATTTAAAAGAAGAAAGCTCAGCTTCAACTTTAAATTCAATCTATTTAGGTGCTAAAGATAAAGTTATAGATATTAATTATGTTATGACACACAGAGGTAGAAGAAGCAGTTCAAATATTTCTACTAAGGGAGCATTAAAAGATGAAGCGCAAAAAATATTCAGAGGAACAATAGATTTTAAAAGAGGAGCATCAAGAAGTACTGGAGCTGAAGATGAATATTGCATGATTTTATCTCCAAAGGTTAGATCAAAAGCATTACCTTTACTATTATGTGAAGAAGATGATGTTTCAGGAGAACACGCTGCAGCTTCAGGTAAAATTGATGAAAGCAAACTATTTTACTTAATGACTAGAGGGTTAGATTATAACGAAGCTAGAAGGGTAATAATTGAAGGTGCATTTAATCCTATAATAGATAAGATAGATGATCAAAATTCTAGAGAAGAAATATTTAAGGCTATAAAGGAATGTTTGGATAATGAATAA
- a CDS encoding AI-2E family transporter translates to MKEIDEKFKKNLLLGTLLISIYFIFSNLGYFLKGFNVFIQIINPFLVGFAIAFVLNIPMNFFELNVFSFLDTKKYIKYRNFKRPLSILATFLTVIGLITALALFVIPQLTSSVSTLLKTIPGHMSSFERLISQYINDTEISKEVLQKVSSTIMAAWKDLFTVGGEIISNSLSSILNTTMNITSGLINFILSVILSIYMLSSKETLIHQLRKIIYAFLPKKAADKLIYIGNLSNITFSKFISGQCVEAVILGTLCFIGMLILRMPYALLISVLIAVTALIPVFGAFIGTIPAVFLILLISPIKALWFIIFILFLQQFEGNIIYPKVVGNSVGLSALWVMMAMLVGGSTLGILGMLIGIPIFSVLYQLLKEKTNKKLKMKEIEIE, encoded by the coding sequence TTGAAAGAAATAGACGAAAAATTTAAGAAAAATTTATTATTAGGAACATTATTGATATCAATATATTTTATATTTTCAAACTTAGGTTATTTTTTAAAAGGCTTTAATGTTTTTATACAAATAATCAATCCATTTTTAGTTGGTTTTGCAATTGCCTTTGTATTAAATATCCCTATGAATTTTTTTGAACTAAATGTTTTTTCTTTTTTAGATACCAAAAAATATATTAAATATAGAAACTTCAAAAGACCATTGTCAATATTAGCTACTTTTCTAACAGTAATAGGTCTAATTACTGCACTAGCATTATTTGTTATTCCACAATTAACTTCTAGTGTTTCCACATTACTTAAAACTATTCCTGGACACATGAGTTCTTTTGAAAGACTAATTTCTCAATATATAAATGATACTGAAATTTCTAAAGAAGTTTTACAAAAAGTTTCTTCAACAATTATGGCTGCATGGAAAGACTTATTCACTGTTGGCGGAGAAATTATTTCTAATTCTTTATCTAGTATTTTAAATACCACAATGAACATAACTAGCGGCTTAATAAATTTTATTTTATCAGTAATTCTTTCAATTTATATGTTATCTAGCAAAGAAACATTAATTCATCAACTAAGGAAAATAATTTATGCCTTTTTACCTAAAAAAGCTGCTGATAAACTTATTTATATAGGGAATTTAAGTAATATTACCTTTTCAAAATTTATTTCTGGCCAATGCGTAGAAGCTGTTATTTTAGGTACTTTATGTTTTATTGGAATGCTAATATTAAGAATGCCTTATGCATTATTAATAAGTGTATTGATTGCTGTTACAGCTTTAATACCGGTATTTGGGGCCTTCATTGGAACAATACCTGCTGTTTTCTTAATTCTTTTAATAAGTCCTATAAAAGCCTTATGGTTTATTATCTTTATACTATTTCTTCAACAATTTGAGGGAAATATCATCTATCCTAAAGTAGTTGGAAACTCTGTTGGTCTTTCAGCCCTATGGGTTATGATGGCCATGTTAGTTGGAGGAAGCACCTTAGGAATATTAGGAATGCTTATTGGTATTCCAATCTTTAGCGTTTTATATCAGCTATTAAAAGAAAAGACCAATAAGAAACTAAAAATGAAAGAAATTGAAATTGAATAA
- a CDS encoding DUF5317 family protein: MLETIVISLIFSKIKGYKIKGIFKNWTIYPVLALEIIYLFAQINIFMGNYFMIKYVNILKIIYLCSYLPLIFYYEKYVQAIIGAAFIFIGGFLNDIAIKANNGFMPVFPTLSRITGYADLDAFGKVDNIHILGNESTKLKFLTDIFDMGYTVLSLGDIFIRAYVFIIIYSVIKEINTKENLIRI, translated from the coding sequence ATGTTAGAAACAATAGTTATTTCTTTAATTTTTTCTAAAATTAAAGGATATAAAATAAAAGGAATTTTTAAAAATTGGACAATCTATCCTGTATTAGCCTTAGAAATAATATATTTATTTGCTCAAATCAATATTTTTATGGGCAATTATTTCATGATTAAATATGTTAACATATTAAAAATTATTTATTTGTGTTCTTATTTACCATTAATATTTTATTATGAAAAGTATGTACAAGCTATAATAGGTGCAGCTTTTATATTTATTGGAGGATTTTTAAATGATATAGCCATAAAAGCTAATAATGGATTTATGCCTGTATTTCCAACTCTCTCACGTATAACAGGTTATGCAGATTTAGATGCCTTTGGAAAGGTAGATAATATACATATTTTAGGGAATGAATCCACTAAGCTGAAGTTTTTAACAGATATATTTGATATGGGGTATACTGTACTTAGCTTAGGTGATATTTTTATAAGAGCATATGTTTTTATAATTATTTATAGTGTAATAAAAGAAATTAATACAAAAGAAAATTTAATTAGAATTTAA
- a CDS encoding Gfo/Idh/MocA family protein, with protein sequence MRIAIIGLGNICTKAYLPYITSKEDIELVFCTRNKEKLDKLAKKYRINEAYTNVDELLDKDIDAAFVHSSTESHFSIIEKLLKAGINVYVDKPISYSYEESVRAYNLAKEKNKILMVGFNRRFAPMYKNLIEQDIPTTIKVEKNRVFSPKEAKIIILDDFIHVLDTTRFLLRDKIEDFELNFLMKDNLLYNIVVTLKTNNSTAIAMMNRDSGYNEENVEYISSGTKVIVENLMTSKIYKNNKKEIKEFNDWDRILYRRGFEPIIDEFINSVKENREPSISLEDALETHRLCEAILDRITKGN encoded by the coding sequence ATGAGAATTGCAATTATTGGACTTGGAAATATATGTACTAAAGCATATCTTCCATATATTACATCAAAAGAAGATATTGAGCTTGTCTTTTGCACAAGAAACAAGGAAAAACTAGATAAATTAGCCAAAAAATATAGAATAAATGAAGCTTATACAAATGTAGATGAGCTTTTAGACAAGGATATAGATGCTGCTTTTGTGCATAGCTCTACAGAAAGTCATTTTTCAATAATAGAAAAGTTATTGAAGGCTGGAATTAATGTTTATGTTGATAAGCCTATTAGTTATTCTTATGAGGAAAGTGTAAGAGCTTATAATCTAGCAAAAGAGAAAAATAAAATATTAATGGTGGGCTTTAATAGAAGGTTTGCTCCAATGTATAAAAATCTTATAGAACAGGATATTCCAACCACTATTAAAGTAGAAAAAAACAGAGTATTTAGTCCTAAAGAAGCTAAAATTATTATTTTAGATGACTTTATACATGTTCTTGATACTACAAGATTTTTACTAAGAGATAAAATAGAAGATTTTGAGCTAAATTTCTTAATGAAGGATAATTTGTTATATAATATAGTTGTTACTCTAAAGACAAATAATTCTACTGCTATTGCTATGATGAATAGAGATAGCGGTTACAATGAAGAAAATGTGGAATATATTTCCTCTGGAACTAAAGTAATCGTTGAAAATTTAATGACTTCTAAAATATACAAGAATAATAAAAAGGAAATAAAAGAATTTAATGATTGGGATAGAATTTTATATAGAAGAGGTTTTGAGCCAATTATTGATGAATTTATTAATTCAGTAAAAGAAAACAGGGAGCCATCAATAAGTCTAGAAGATGCTTTAGAAACTCATAGGCTTTGTGAGGCGATATTAGATAGGATAACTAAGGGGAATTAA
- a CDS encoding NUDIX hydrolase has translation MGKITKINTLAQTKFLNLYEAEYINKLGENKKWTIASRKNKQEIDDKFFQGKKDKIDAVVIIPRHIEENKLVIIKQFRVPLNDFVIELPAGLIDGNETFEEAVKRELKEETGLDLVNIDYNKTIEKTYASVGMTDESFALVSCNCKGKVSLENLEADEEIEVKLITKEEGREILKSGQKIDVKAYLAISNFINS, from the coding sequence ATGGGAAAAATAACTAAAATCAATACTCTAGCTCAAACTAAATTTTTAAACTTATATGAAGCAGAGTATATTAATAAGCTTGGAGAAAATAAGAAGTGGACAATAGCTTCTAGAAAAAATAAACAAGAGATAGATGATAAATTCTTTCAAGGGAAAAAAGATAAAATAGATGCGGTTGTAATAATTCCTAGACATATAGAAGAAAATAAGTTAGTAATAATAAAGCAATTTAGAGTTCCTCTTAATGATTTTGTTATAGAGCTTCCAGCAGGTTTAATTGATGGAAATGAAACTTTTGAGGAAGCAGTTAAAAGAGAATTAAAAGAAGAAACTGGATTAGATTTAGTTAACATAGATTATAATAAGACAATTGAAAAAACCTATGCTTCAGTGGGAATGACAGATGAGTCTTTTGCTTTGGTTAGCTGTAATTGCAAAGGAAAAGTATCCTTGGAAAATTTAGAAGCAGATGAAGAAATAGAAGTAAAATTAATTACTAAGGAAGAGGGAAGAGAAATATTAAAATCAGGACAGAAGATTGATGTTAAGGCATACCTTGCAATAAGCAACTTTATAAATAGTTAG
- the sufC gene encoding Fe-S cluster assembly ATPase SufC, giving the protein MSEVLLNISGLRTEVEGKEILKGLDLQIKKGEIHVIMGPNGAGKSTLANTLMAHPKYKVISGEVVFEGEDISELKTDERARKGLFLSFQHPEEVPGITVENFIRSSKIAIDGQLIKFLKFDKDLKNNMKELKMKPEYAKRYLNVGFSGGEKKKNEILQMLMLNPKLAILDETDSGLDVDAIRIVSQGIKMYSNENNAVLIITHNTKILENLKADYVHVLVDGRIVKTGDASLAEQIEQDGYEAFKKAAI; this is encoded by the coding sequence ATGAGCGAAGTATTATTAAATATAAGTGGGTTAAGAACAGAGGTTGAAGGAAAAGAAATCCTAAAGGGATTAGACTTACAAATAAAAAAAGGTGAAATTCATGTAATAATGGGTCCTAATGGAGCAGGTAAATCAACTCTAGCTAACACATTAATGGCTCATCCAAAATATAAGGTAATATCTGGAGAAGTAGTTTTCGAAGGTGAAGATATATCAGAATTAAAAACAGATGAAAGAGCAAGAAAGGGCTTATTCTTATCTTTCCAACATCCAGAAGAAGTACCTGGCATAACTGTTGAGAACTTTATAAGAAGTTCTAAAATTGCTATAGATGGTCAATTAATCAAGTTCTTAAAGTTTGATAAAGACTTAAAGAATAATATGAAAGAATTAAAAATGAAACCAGAATATGCAAAGAGATATTTAAATGTAGGTTTCTCAGGAGGAGAAAAGAAGAAAAACGAAATTCTTCAAATGCTTATGTTAAACCCTAAACTAGCGATACTAGATGAAACAGATTCTGGACTAGACGTAGATGCTATAAGAATTGTTTCTCAAGGTATTAAAATGTACTCAAATGAAAATAATGCAGTATTAATAATTACTCACAATACAAAGATATTAGAAAACTTAAAAGCTGATTACGTTCATGTTTTAGTTGATGGAAGAATTGTTAAAACTGGAGACGCAAGCCTTGCTGAACAAATTGAACAAGATGGATATGAAGCATTTAAGAAGGCAGCAATTTAG